AGAAGATATGGTCCAGCATGGACAGGGGAACTATGGAATAGAGAGTTTTTGTTAAGTATGAAAGAGAATCTAAAGAATTTCACATACTTTGATACTTTCATGCAAGTAAATAAGTTGTTAAATATATTAGTAGAAGAGTCAAAGTATGTATCACCTTATTTTAGACTAGATTTTATAGCATCCTTAATAAAAAGAAATATACCAAAAAGAGAAAAAATGTTAGAATGTTTAAAAGAAGCTTCAATAACTCACTTTGATTATAGAGGTATAAAAACTAATAAAGAAATAGATGAAATAGTAAATTGTATAAAAATTAACTAGCTGATTTAGCATTAGTTAGTAAGTATCTAGATAATTGTGGACACGTCGAAGGAGAAATATAGCTACCATTTCCGCATTTTTTGAGAATTTTACAAGTATAGCATGGAATTTCTATAATAGAAGATAAGCTAACATATATATCTATTCCATCATCATCTATTGCAAATAGCTTTAATATGCTTTTCCCGTTTTCCTTTACAGATCTTTTAATTATCTTTTTCTTTTCAATAAGTTTTTTAATTATAAGACTTGCTTCTTTAGTTGATAACCCTAATTCTTTTATTAAATCTTTTTGCGGTATTCCATTATCTCCTGCTTCTTTTATCTTTTGATAAGCAAGATCTTCATATGATGATGTAGTTGATTCCATAAAACCACCGTGTTGGCTATATTAATATATTGTAAAACTAGCTTATTTATTTTGTTGTCCTTAAAGTTTAACTTCTATTTCGAAATTTGATATAATTTCCTTATATCTATTTCTTATTGTAACTTCTGTTATATTTAGTGCATTAGCTATGTCTTTTTGAGTCTTTTTTGCATCCATTAGTGTACTTACAAGGTATACACTAGCAGCTGCTAATGCTGTGTATCCTTTTCCACTAGTTAGACCATTTTTGTGCATTAAGTCAACTAATTCAGAAGCTTTAGTAGATATATATGGTGGTAAATTAAGTTTTTCTACAATTTTTGGAATGAACTCTGTGGGTTTTATATTGGGTTTAAACTCTAATGAACTCTTAGCTACTTTTTGAACTCTCTCTAGTGCTTTCCATAATTCACTAGATGAAATACCATAATTATTCTTTATCTCTTGAAGGGATTTTGGTATTTTATTTACTTGACAAGAATAGTAAAGTACCGCAGCAATTAACGTATATATGTCTATTCTTTTAGCTTTTCCCTCATCGATTATTTTTCTTATTAAAAGAGAGGCTGTTTCTTTTACGTATTCAGGAAGATTTAGCTTAGCAGCTTCATTATTTAATACGGATAAATAAGTGACTAACTTTCTATCCTTTGGAGAAACTCTGAGTTTATTCTGTATTGCTCTTAATTTTTCTATTTTAGTTTTATTACTGGACCTAGAATATCCA
The sequence above is drawn from the Sulfurisphaera tokodaii str. 7 genome and encodes:
- a CDS encoding transcription initiation factor IIB; this encodes MKCPNCGSESITLDLNKGTYICTNCGYVIDEFVIDQGPEWRAYTEQDRLERERTGSPITAKVHDFGITTTIGYSRSSNKTKIEKLRAIQNKLRVSPKDRKLVTYLSVLNNEAAKLNLPEYVKETASLLIRKIIDEGKAKRIDIYTLIAAVLYYSCQVNKIPKSLQEIKNNYGISSSELWKALERVQKVAKSSLEFKPNIKPTEFIPKIVEKLNLPPYISTKASELVDLMHKNGLTSGKGYTALAAASVYLVSTLMDAKKTQKDIANALNITEVTIRNRYKEIISNFEIEVKL